In Desulfovibrio sp., the genomic window ATATATAAATAAAAGAACTGAATCCGTTGAGAGTTCGCTCATTTCTGAAGAGGGCGTGGCCATTATCAATGAATTCAAGCAGGCTGCAGCCACCTATGAGCAAACTTCAAAGAACATGATAACCAAGGTTCTGGATAAAAAATATCCAGAGGCAAGGGCTGTTCTTGCCAATGAGGTGGTTCCTGCTGCAGGCAACTACCAGAAGATCATGGACAAAATAGTGGCCACAAAAAGCCTGCATGCAAAAAACCTGGCCGAGAGCAACGTGGAGCTGGCCGAAGCAACCAGCAGATATCTTTATGGCATACTGCTAGCCTGTCTGTTTTTTTCCATTGGCCTTGGCGTGCTTTTGACTGCCAGCGTTATGAGGCAGCTTGGCGAGGATCCTGGCTATCTCGCGCAGGTAGCAGGTGCCATTGCTGGCGGTGACCTTGACGTTACTTTCCGGGCAAAAAAGAAAGCTGGCGGGGTTTACATGGTCTTGCAGAACATGGTGCAAACCATGAAAGACAAGATCGCAGAGGCAGAAGAAAAAAGCCAGGAGGCCTCCCGTCAGGCGAAGCAGGCAGAAGCAGCCACGCAGATGGCAAAGGAGGCAACTGCCGCTGCAGAACGGGCCAAAGCCGAAGGAATGCTTCAGGCTGCCCAGCATCTGGAAGGCGTGGTGGGAATTGTTTCTGCCGCTTCCGAAGAACTTTCAGCCCAGATAGAGCAATCGAGCCGCGGGGCAGACGAACAATCGGGGCGAGTGCGTGAAACAGCCACTGCCATGGAAGAAATGAACGCAACCGTGCTTGAAGTGGCGAAAAACGCCCAACAGGCGGCAGACATATCACATCAGGCACGGCAACAGGCGCAGGAAGGGTCTCAAATTGTAAACAATGCAGTCAAAAGCATTGAATCTGTTCACACCCAATCCATTGCCATCAAGGAAGATATGAACGCACTGGGCAAGCAGGCTGAGGGCATTGGACAGATCATGGGCGTTATTGCCGACATCGCAGATCAGACCAACCTGCTGGCCCTTAACGCGGCCATTGAAGCGGCACGCGCCGGAGATGCAGGGCGCGGGTTTGCTGTAGTGGCTGATGAAGTGCGCAAGCTGGCTGAAAAGACCATGACAGCCACCCAGGAAGTGGGCCAGGCCATTGCGGGCATTCAGGAAG contains:
- a CDS encoding methyl-accepting chemotaxis protein; this encodes MTGQLTLQQKLLSGFLATSLITLVVGIFSVSKIETMKSADSTLYEKATAPMKDLISIVEHYYKMRIIVRELANNEELANIPQQIEEIKRIRSYINKRTESVESSLISEEGVAIINEFKQAAATYEQTSKNMITKVLDKKYPEARAVLANEVVPAAGNYQKIMDKIVATKSLHAKNLAESNVELAEATSRYLYGILLACLFFSIGLGVLLTASVMRQLGEDPGYLAQVAGAIAGGDLDVTFRAKKKAGGVYMVLQNMVQTMKDKIAEAEEKSQEASRQAKQAEAATQMAKEATAAAERAKAEGMLQAAQHLEGVVGIVSAASEELSAQIEQSSRGADEQSGRVRETATAMEEMNATVLEVAKNAQQAADISHQARQQAQEGSQIVNNAVKSIESVHTQSIAIKEDMNALGKQAEGIGQIMGVIADIADQTNLLALNAAIEAARAGDAGRGFAVVADEVRKLAEKTMTATQEVGQAIAGIQEGTRKNIHNVDQAGASIEEAAKLSAQSGKSLKQILDFVHMVNDQVQSIATASEQQSAASEEINRSVEQVATISAETAQAMEQASRAVTELAQQSQSLQRLISEMKSHS